One genomic window of Candidatus Nitrospira inopinata includes the following:
- the hisB gene encoding imidazoleglycerol-phosphate dehydratase HisB → MNTDGSSPRKAIVQRATKETDIRVEWVLDGTGQGKIDTGIRFFDHMLELLAKHGFFDLTVQAKGDLDIDEHHTVEDVGIVMGQALHRALGEKAGIKRFGFASVPLDETLAQVTVDLSGRPFLVYNVALPDRKIKSFDLGLFEDFFQAFITHGGLNLHVNLLYGRNPHHIMEAVFKALAKALDQATMPEERLAGKVLSTKGVL, encoded by the coding sequence ATGAACACCGACGGCTCCTCGCCGCGGAAGGCCATCGTCCAGCGCGCGACGAAAGAAACCGACATCCGCGTCGAATGGGTGCTGGATGGCACGGGACAAGGGAAGATCGACACCGGCATCCGGTTCTTTGATCACATGCTGGAGCTGCTGGCGAAGCACGGCTTCTTCGATCTGACGGTGCAAGCCAAGGGCGATCTGGACATTGACGAGCACCATACGGTTGAAGACGTGGGCATCGTCATGGGACAGGCGTTGCATCGGGCTCTGGGCGAGAAAGCCGGGATCAAACGATTCGGCTTCGCCTCGGTCCCGCTCGATGAAACGCTGGCGCAGGTGACCGTGGATCTCAGCGGCCGACCGTTCCTCGTCTACAACGTCGCGTTGCCGGATCGGAAGATCAAGTCGTTCGACCTCGGTTTGTTCGAAGATTTCTTCCAGGCCTTCATCACCCACGGCGGGCTCAATTTGCACGTCAACCTTCTGTACGGGCGCAATCCGCATCACATTATGGAAGCCGTCTTCAAGGCGCTGGCCAAGGCGCTCGATCAGGCCACGATGCCGGAAGAACGCTTGGCCGGTAAAGTTCTCTCGACGAAGGGGGTGCTGTAA
- the hisD gene encoding histidinol dehydrogenase codes for MKIVTRADRGFPSALKKASSRGQTAGASAERVVRSVLQAVERGGDKAVLRYTKQFDKVSLKPDELKVTPDEIKNAYFHIRKEEGDALRLAARRITAFHERQRTKTWMYQDGDATLGQLVTPVDAVGVYVPGGKAVYPSSVLMCAIPAKVAGVRRVVMVTPPQRGGINPYLLVAADIAGVTEIYRIGGVQAVAALAYGTKTIEKVDKIVGPGNIYVATAKRLLYGTVGIDMIAGPSELLVVADDQANPAHVAADLLCEAEHDEDAQVFLVTTSERLAKDVAKLIEQQLKGLQREKIASKAVARHSVAFVVPTMDDAIDVANQIAAEHVTLSVDNPFDYLEKIRHAGALFLGRYTPPSVADYVAGPNHVLPTGSSARFFSPLSVNDYVKVSNIVHYTKQELAKVKDPLLRLAHIEGFDAHAKSAQSRFS; via the coding sequence ATGAAGATCGTGACCCGGGCTGATCGTGGCTTCCCGTCCGCTCTGAAAAAAGCTTCCTCCCGTGGGCAAACGGCGGGAGCCTCGGCGGAAAGGGTGGTGCGTTCGGTTCTCCAGGCCGTCGAGCGGGGCGGCGACAAAGCGGTGCTGCGATATACCAAGCAGTTCGACAAAGTGTCGCTGAAGCCCGATGAGCTGAAGGTGACACCGGACGAAATCAAGAACGCCTATTTCCATATCCGCAAAGAAGAAGGAGACGCGCTGCGGCTCGCGGCGCGTCGAATCACGGCGTTTCACGAGCGTCAACGCACGAAAACCTGGATGTATCAAGACGGCGATGCTACGTTGGGGCAGCTCGTCACGCCGGTCGACGCCGTCGGCGTGTACGTGCCGGGCGGGAAGGCCGTCTATCCGTCGTCGGTCTTGATGTGCGCCATTCCGGCCAAGGTCGCCGGCGTGCGGCGCGTCGTGATGGTCACGCCGCCGCAAAGGGGGGGAATCAATCCCTATCTCCTGGTCGCTGCCGATATCGCGGGCGTGACCGAAATTTATCGAATCGGCGGGGTGCAGGCGGTGGCGGCGCTGGCGTATGGAACGAAGACGATCGAGAAGGTGGACAAAATCGTCGGTCCCGGCAACATCTACGTCGCAACCGCCAAGCGCCTACTCTATGGAACCGTCGGTATCGACATGATCGCTGGTCCCAGCGAGTTGTTGGTGGTGGCGGACGACCAGGCCAATCCTGCCCATGTCGCGGCTGATTTATTGTGCGAGGCCGAGCACGACGAAGACGCGCAGGTTTTTCTGGTGACGACGTCGGAACGGCTGGCTAAAGATGTTGCCAAGTTGATCGAACAACAGTTGAAAGGGCTTCAGCGGGAAAAGATCGCCTCGAAGGCGGTTGCGCGTCACTCCGTTGCGTTCGTCGTTCCGACGATGGACGACGCGATCGACGTGGCCAATCAAATCGCCGCCGAGCACGTCACGTTGTCCGTGGACAATCCCTTTGACTATCTGGAAAAAATCCGCCATGCGGGCGCGCTGTTCTTGGGTCGGTACACGCCGCCGTCGGTGGCGGATTACGTGGCCGGACCCAATCACGTGCTGCCGACGGGGAGCAGCGCCAGGTTCTTCTCGCCGCTCTCGGTGAACGACTACGTGAAGGTCAGCAATATCGTGCACTACACCAAACAGGAATTGGCGAAAGTGAAAGATCCGTTGCTGCGGCTCGCCCACATCGAAGGATTCGACGCGCACGCCAAGTCGGCCCAGAGCAGGTTTTCATGA
- the hisG gene encoding ATP phosphoribosyltransferase — protein sequence MLTIALSKGKLIESAMDVFRRAGYPTEGLSGESRRLVFECPSIGMTFLIVRPSDVPTYVEYGGADAGIVGKDVLLEQETDVYEPLDLGFGACRISVAALKGEGVRDRLSSKVRIATKYPKITERFFNQRGVPVEIIKLYGSIELAPVVGLADWIVDLVETGNTLRAHDLVELEVIARSTARLIVNRASFRLKHRPLRELIQRLRAVSAGRKSMRGNGRRQTARTDKEKAARV from the coding sequence ATGCTGACCATTGCCTTATCGAAAGGCAAACTCATCGAATCGGCGATGGATGTGTTCCGGCGGGCCGGCTACCCCACGGAGGGGCTGTCCGGCGAGAGTCGGCGTTTGGTGTTTGAGTGCCCCTCAATCGGGATGACCTTTCTTATTGTTCGCCCCAGCGACGTGCCGACTTACGTGGAGTACGGGGGGGCCGACGCGGGGATTGTCGGAAAAGATGTGTTGCTGGAGCAGGAGACCGACGTCTATGAACCGTTGGATTTAGGGTTTGGAGCGTGTAGAATCTCGGTCGCCGCGCTCAAAGGAGAGGGGGTGCGCGACCGGCTCTCGTCCAAGGTTCGTATCGCCACCAAGTATCCCAAGATCACCGAACGGTTTTTTAATCAGCGCGGCGTCCCGGTTGAGATCATCAAGCTCTACGGCTCGATCGAATTGGCTCCCGTCGTGGGGTTGGCCGACTGGATCGTGGATCTGGTTGAAACCGGCAACACGCTGAGGGCTCATGATCTCGTCGAATTGGAAGTGATCGCCCGATCGACGGCGCGTCTGATCGTCAATCGGGCGAGTTTTCGGCTGAAACATCGGCCGCTTCGTGAATTGATCCAAAGACTGCGGGCGGTCTCGGCCGGCCGGAAGTCGATGCGCGGCAACGGCCGGAGGCAGACCGCGCGAACCGACAAGGAGAAAGCGGCGCGCGTATGA
- the murA gene encoding UDP-N-acetylglucosamine 1-carboxyvinyltransferase, with the protein MDTIVITGGNRLQGEVRISGAKNSALPILASTILSDGECVITNVPRVVDVITMEKLLTIFGATVSHEGHRVVVRAGSISSTEAPYDLVKTMRASILTLGPLVARWGRAKVSLPGGCAIGSRPVNLHLAGLAKLGVDISLEHGYITATAKRLRGARIYCDTPTVTGTENLMMAASLAEGTTVLENAAKEPEITDLAGFLIKRGARIDGVGTDVVTIEGVPTLRGGDHEVIPDRIEAGTYLAAGAMTGGDVTVTHCRSVDLEAVLMKLKEAGAEVHAEKERVRLTAPRRLKGTDVRTLPYPGFPTDMQAQMVALMCVAEGASVVTETVFESRFMHVEELRRMGADIRVEGNRLLVIGRPSLTGAPVMASDLRASAGLIIAGLAADGVTEVQRVYHLDRGYERIEEKLRGLGAQIERRSVRPATVAH; encoded by the coding sequence ATGGACACGATCGTCATTACGGGAGGAAATCGGCTGCAGGGTGAAGTGCGGATCAGCGGGGCGAAAAATTCCGCGCTCCCGATCTTGGCCTCCACGATTCTGAGCGACGGGGAATGCGTCATCACCAATGTTCCCCGCGTGGTCGACGTGATCACCATGGAGAAACTGCTGACCATTTTCGGCGCGACGGTTTCCCATGAAGGCCATCGCGTGGTCGTGCGCGCGGGCTCGATCAGTTCCACGGAGGCTCCCTATGATCTCGTCAAGACCATGCGCGCCTCCATTCTGACGCTGGGGCCGTTGGTCGCCCGCTGGGGAAGAGCCAAAGTGTCGCTTCCCGGCGGTTGCGCCATCGGGTCGCGCCCCGTGAATCTTCATTTGGCCGGATTGGCGAAATTGGGCGTCGACATTTCGCTTGAACACGGATATATCACCGCCACGGCCAAACGGTTGAGAGGCGCGCGAATTTACTGCGATACCCCGACGGTCACGGGAACCGAGAATCTCATGATGGCGGCGTCGCTGGCCGAAGGGACGACCGTGTTGGAGAATGCGGCGAAAGAACCGGAGATCACGGATCTGGCCGGTTTCTTGATCAAGCGCGGGGCACGGATCGACGGAGTGGGAACGGACGTCGTCACGATCGAGGGGGTGCCGACGCTGCGGGGCGGAGATCATGAGGTGATTCCCGATCGGATCGAAGCCGGCACCTATTTGGCCGCGGGAGCCATGACGGGGGGCGATGTGACGGTGACCCATTGCCGATCCGTCGATCTCGAAGCCGTGCTGATGAAGCTCAAGGAAGCGGGAGCGGAGGTCCACGCGGAAAAGGAGCGCGTGCGGCTCACGGCTCCTCGCAGGCTCAAGGGAACGGACGTCAGAACGTTGCCGTACCCGGGGTTTCCAACCGACATGCAGGCGCAAATGGTGGCGTTGATGTGTGTGGCCGAGGGCGCCAGCGTCGTGACGGAAACGGTGTTCGAGAGCCGGTTCATGCATGTGGAAGAATTGCGGCGAATGGGAGCCGATATTCGCGTCGAAGGCAATCGCCTGCTGGTCATAGGAAGGCCCAGTTTGACCGGGGCGCCGGTCATGGCCTCCGACCTGCGGGCCAGCGCCGGGCTCATCATCGCCGGTCTGGCGGCCGACGGGGTCACCGAGGTGCAACGGGTGTATCACCTTGATCGGGGATACGAGCGGATTGAGGAAAAATTGCGCGGCCTGGGGGCGCAGATCGAACGTCGCAGTGTGAGACCGGCGACGGTCGCTCACTAA
- the prmC gene encoding peptide chain release factor N(5)-glutamine methyltransferase produces MKESRTIEALLGATKHTLAKAGVEQADQESRWIVSHVLGLESHQLVSRAEQSVSDETWARVASLASRRSAREPLQYILGTQEFCGLEFHVTPAVLIPRPETELLVQEALRVVDFAKEAVLVDVGTGSGCVAVTLATILGKARILAVDRSPEALAVAKANAERHGVADKIEWMEGDLLSPLRERGLTGKVDVVASNPPYIAEAEWANLQPEVRGFEPRSSLVSGPLGTEFHERLLRESLDYLAPGGTLVMEIGSGQFPAVRRMVEQIKDYGPAQVVKDEAGLERTVVVQRME; encoded by the coding sequence ATGAAGGAATCGCGCACAATCGAGGCGTTGCTTGGAGCGACCAAACACACATTGGCAAAGGCCGGGGTGGAACAGGCGGATCAAGAATCCCGGTGGATCGTCTCCCACGTGCTTGGGCTGGAGAGTCATCAATTGGTCAGCCGAGCGGAGCAATCGGTTTCGGATGAAACCTGGGCCCGTGTCGCGTCTCTGGCGTCAAGGCGTTCGGCGCGCGAGCCGCTGCAATACATTTTAGGCACCCAGGAATTTTGCGGTTTGGAGTTTCACGTGACGCCGGCGGTGTTGATTCCCCGGCCTGAAACGGAGTTGCTCGTTCAGGAAGCCTTAAGAGTCGTTGATTTCGCCAAGGAGGCCGTGCTGGTCGATGTGGGGACCGGCTCGGGCTGCGTGGCCGTGACGCTGGCCACCATTCTCGGAAAAGCCCGCATCCTCGCGGTGGATCGCTCGCCGGAGGCCTTGGCGGTCGCAAAGGCCAACGCGGAGCGGCACGGAGTTGCCGACAAGATCGAGTGGATGGAGGGCGATCTCTTGTCTCCGTTGCGCGAACGGGGATTGACGGGAAAGGTGGACGTCGTTGCGTCCAACCCTCCTTATATCGCGGAAGCGGAGTGGGCGAATTTGCAGCCGGAGGTACGTGGGTTTGAGCCTCGCTCTTCGTTGGTGAGCGGACCGTTGGGCACGGAATTTCACGAGCGGTTGCTGCGAGAATCGTTGGACTATCTTGCGCCGGGGGGGACTCTCGTCATGGAAATCGGAAGCGGACAATTCCCGGCCGTGCGGCGGATGGTCGAGCAAATCAAGGACTATGGCCCGGCGCAGGTCGTCAAGGATGAAGCCGGTCTGGAGCGGACGGTGGTCGTCCAGCGGATGGAATAG
- the prfA gene encoding peptide chain release factor 1 has protein sequence MLKKWEAAWSRFHELTDQLMDPSVTNQPTQLKNLTKERADLEPIAELFEAHRAVEKQLAEAAQILADPSAGDELHRMARDETAQLESRRRELEEQAAAFLVPKDPRDEKSLVLEIRAGAGGEEAALFAGELFRLYGKYAEKKGFKVDLVEASETGIGGYKNIVALIEGKGAYSHFKYEAGVHRVQRVPVTEASGRIHTSTVTVAVMPEVDEVDVQIDPKDLRIDTFCSSGAGGQSVNTTYSAVRITHIPTGVVVSCQDERSQLKNRAKAMRTLRARIVEAERQKQEAEIAQSRKSQVGTGDRSEKIRTYNFPQNRVTDHRVGVTLHKLDAVMEGDLDEIVAVLKAQQQTETVNA, from the coding sequence CTGCTCAAAAAATGGGAAGCTGCCTGGTCGCGCTTTCATGAGCTGACCGATCAGTTGATGGATCCGTCCGTCACGAACCAGCCGACGCAACTGAAAAACCTGACGAAAGAACGAGCCGATCTGGAGCCGATCGCCGAGCTGTTCGAGGCCCACCGTGCGGTCGAGAAACAGTTGGCGGAAGCCGCGCAGATTCTTGCCGATCCATCGGCGGGGGACGAGCTTCATCGGATGGCCCGGGACGAAACCGCTCAGTTGGAAAGCCGACGCCGTGAATTGGAGGAGCAGGCCGCGGCGTTCCTGGTCCCCAAAGATCCACGGGATGAAAAGAGTTTGGTGCTGGAAATTCGAGCCGGCGCAGGCGGCGAGGAGGCGGCGCTGTTTGCCGGCGAATTGTTTCGCCTCTACGGCAAGTACGCGGAAAAGAAAGGATTCAAAGTCGATCTCGTCGAGGCGTCGGAAACCGGCATCGGCGGGTATAAAAACATCGTCGCCCTTATCGAGGGAAAGGGCGCGTACAGCCATTTCAAATACGAGGCTGGGGTCCATCGTGTGCAGCGGGTGCCGGTGACCGAGGCGTCGGGACGAATCCATACGTCGACCGTGACGGTGGCGGTCATGCCGGAGGTCGACGAAGTCGACGTCCAGATTGATCCGAAGGATTTGCGGATCGACACGTTCTGCTCATCCGGCGCCGGCGGACAAAGCGTCAACACGACGTACTCGGCCGTTCGCATCACCCACATTCCGACCGGCGTCGTCGTCTCCTGTCAGGATGAGCGGTCGCAACTCAAGAATCGCGCCAAGGCGATGAGAACGTTGCGGGCCCGCATCGTCGAAGCAGAGCGGCAGAAGCAGGAGGCGGAAATCGCTCAAAGCCGCAAGTCTCAGGTGGGAACCGGCGACCGGAGCGAAAAGATTCGCACGTACAACTTCCCGCAGAATCGCGTGACGGATCATCGGGTGGGGGTCACGCTGCACAAACTCGATGCGGTCATGGAAGGCGATCTCGACGAAATCGTGGCGGTGCTGAAGGCCCAGCAACAAACGGAAACCGTCAATGCGTAA
- the rpmE gene encoding 50S ribosomal protein L31, whose product MRKGIHPVYREATVHCACGNSFKTRSTIGDINVDICSNCHPFFTGTQKIVDTEGRVERFRKKYAQKTK is encoded by the coding sequence ATGCGGAAGGGAATTCATCCGGTCTATCGGGAAGCCACGGTCCATTGCGCCTGCGGTAATTCATTTAAGACGAGAAGCACCATTGGAGACATCAACGTCGACATTTGCTCCAATTGTCACCCGTTCTTTACCGGGACGCAGAAGATCGTCGACACGGAGGGGCGTGTCGAGCGGTTCAGAAAGAAATACGCCCAAAAAACCAAGTAG
- the rho gene encoding transcription termination factor Rho: MHLAELKQKSIADLNEVARDLKIEGAANLRKQELIFAILQAQTEKNGVVFGEGVLETLPDGFGFLRAPDSNYLPGPDDIYISPSQIRRFNLRTGDIVSGQIRPPKESERYFALLKVEKVNYEDPEVARDKILFDNLTPLYPEERLNLEFDREEYCTRVMELVTPIGKGQRGLIVAAPRTGKTMLLQAIARAILKNHPEVTLIVLLIDERPEEVTDWQRQVKAEVISSTFDEPAQRHAQVAEMVLEKAKRLVEHKRDVVILLDSITRLARAYNTIAPPSGKVLSGGLDSNALQRPKRFFGAARNIENGGSLTIIATALVDTGSRMDDVIFEEFKGTGNMEVHLDRRLADKRLFPAIDISQSGTRKEELLVDKDRLNKMWILRKVLSPLGTMEAMEFLMDKIQGTKTNQEFLQSMNR; the protein is encoded by the coding sequence ATGCATCTTGCAGAGTTGAAACAGAAGTCGATTGCGGACCTCAACGAGGTGGCTCGCGATCTGAAGATCGAGGGAGCCGCCAACCTGAGAAAGCAGGAGTTGATTTTTGCGATTTTGCAAGCTCAGACGGAAAAGAACGGAGTCGTGTTCGGAGAAGGCGTGCTGGAAACCCTTCCCGACGGCTTCGGGTTTTTGCGCGCTCCGGATTCCAACTATCTCCCTGGTCCCGACGACATTTATATTTCTCCGTCTCAAATCAGACGGTTCAACCTTCGGACGGGCGACATCGTGTCCGGCCAGATCCGTCCCCCGAAAGAAAGCGAACGATACTTCGCTCTGCTTAAAGTCGAGAAGGTCAATTACGAAGATCCCGAAGTGGCCCGGGATAAGATTCTGTTCGACAACCTGACGCCCCTCTACCCGGAAGAACGGCTCAACCTGGAATTCGACCGTGAGGAATACTGCACGCGCGTGATGGAACTGGTGACGCCGATCGGAAAAGGGCAGCGCGGGCTGATCGTCGCCGCTCCCCGGACCGGAAAGACCATGCTCCTTCAGGCGATCGCCCGCGCCATTCTCAAGAACCACCCGGAGGTCACGTTGATCGTCTTGTTGATCGACGAGCGGCCCGAGGAGGTGACCGATTGGCAACGTCAAGTGAAGGCGGAAGTCATCAGCTCGACGTTCGACGAGCCGGCGCAACGTCACGCCCAGGTCGCCGAGATGGTGTTGGAAAAAGCGAAGCGGCTGGTCGAACACAAGAGGGACGTCGTCATTCTGCTGGACAGCATCACGCGGTTGGCGCGCGCCTACAATACGATCGCGCCTCCCAGCGGCAAGGTGCTGTCGGGCGGACTCGACTCCAACGCGCTGCAACGGCCCAAGCGATTCTTCGGCGCGGCCCGCAACATCGAGAACGGCGGCAGTTTGACCATCATCGCGACCGCCCTCGTGGACACGGGCAGTCGGATGGACGACGTGATTTTCGAAGAGTTCAAAGGGACCGGCAACATGGAGGTCCATCTGGATCGACGATTGGCCGACAAACGTCTGTTCCCGGCCATCGATATCAGCCAATCGGGCACGCGCAAGGAAGAATTGCTGGTGGATAAGGACCGACTGAACAAGATGTGGATCTTGCGCAAAGTGTTGAGCCCGCTCGGCACCATGGAGGCCATGGAGTTCCTGATGGATAAGATTCAGGGCACGAAGACCAATCAGGAGTTTTTGCAATCCATGAATCGGTAG
- a CDS encoding DUF2203 domain-containing protein yields MSDDPQSYDDHAPERVFSLSEANRLIPQLQSYLTTVQRRKAVLLHARQEVQKAAANAANGGGTAVGVHYVNSLQDISASLRAIHELGVVVKDIDLGLCDFPHVRDGRVVYLCWKLGEKEIRWWHELTTGYKDRCPIEDHD; encoded by the coding sequence ATGTCGGACGACCCTCAGTCATACGACGACCACGCCCCGGAGCGGGTTTTTTCGCTTTCCGAAGCCAATCGGTTGATCCCGCAGCTTCAGTCCTATCTCACGACCGTCCAACGGAGGAAAGCCGTGCTCCTTCACGCTCGCCAAGAAGTCCAGAAGGCCGCGGCCAATGCGGCCAATGGAGGCGGGACGGCGGTCGGAGTTCATTACGTCAACAGTCTTCAAGACATCAGCGCAAGCCTTCGCGCCATCCACGAGTTGGGAGTCGTCGTCAAAGACATCGACCTCGGGCTGTGCGATTTTCCACATGTCCGAGACGGTCGAGTCGTCTATCTGTGCTGGAAGCTCGGCGAGAAAGAAATCCGGTGGTGGCATGAACTGACGACCGGCTACAAAGATCGCTGCCCCATCGAGGATCACGACTGA
- a CDS encoding YciI family protein gives MTFVIIGYDGPEGEAKRTVHRPAHLANLERLDKEGRVLLAGPLTDKAGSLMVLEFASREEAEQFARTDPYTVHGVFERIEVHPFLQVLPKPR, from the coding sequence ATGACGTTCGTCATCATCGGCTATGACGGTCCCGAGGGAGAGGCCAAACGAACCGTCCACCGACCGGCCCATTTGGCCAACTTGGAGCGACTGGATAAAGAAGGGCGCGTCCTTCTTGCCGGTCCCCTGACGGACAAAGCCGGCAGTCTCATGGTCCTCGAGTTCGCAAGCCGAGAAGAAGCCGAGCAGTTCGCCCGTACCGATCCCTATACCGTCCACGGCGTGTTCGAACGGATCGAGGTCCACCCCTTTCTGCAAGTGCTGCCCAAGCCCCGCTAA
- a CDS encoding Lcl C-terminal domain-containing protein yields MKRRRFMMSGVLGLAAAGLCLSGAELAQAVSSTKLSSPEQAGKPHLVAATRFIVLPDWSKEAVLDRETGLVWELSPSKDLLDWTAAQEYCLNRTTGGRKGWRVPSVHELASLVDPSIAPPGPTLREGHPFTNVQSARYWGAAPNLQFAAPPWFVLFSNGRTVIAGEKGGKAHVWCVRTGGFDMMDVSEQ; encoded by the coding sequence ATGAAGAGACGACGGTTCATGATGAGCGGAGTGTTGGGGCTTGCGGCTGCGGGACTATGCTTGTCAGGGGCCGAGTTGGCGCAAGCCGTCTCTTCGACCAAACTCTCCTCTCCCGAACAGGCTGGGAAACCGCACCTCGTAGCCGCAACACGATTCATCGTTTTGCCGGACTGGTCTAAAGAAGCGGTCCTGGACCGTGAGACCGGACTGGTATGGGAATTGTCTCCCTCGAAAGACCTGCTGGATTGGACTGCCGCTCAAGAATATTGCCTGAATCGAACCACAGGAGGACGGAAGGGCTGGCGGGTCCCGTCGGTGCACGAACTGGCAAGTTTGGTCGATCCCTCCATCGCCCCTCCCGGTCCGACCTTGCGGGAAGGTCACCCCTTCACCAACGTTCAATCGGCCCGTTATTGGGGAGCGGCGCCGAACCTCCAATTCGCGGCGCCGCCGTGGTTCGTGCTGTTCTCGAACGGCCGAACCGTCATCGCCGGAGAGAAAGGCGGCAAAGCCCATGTATGGTGCGTCCGAACCGGCGGGTTCGACATGATGGACGTCAGCGAACAATGA
- a CDS encoding LPP20 family lipoprotein, with protein sequence MTGTTARKISIAAREWGVSALMIPLILSTQVSVQVSAQTMGDRYPSDLYWIAKGQGDLTKGGAVCRRVAELSARADLAKQIRVLVKEHLVDRVRERSGKEPEQDIELTREEIVQEYLLGVTIVDYQIDEEQKTCSVTAVMAKE encoded by the coding sequence ATGACCGGAACAACGGCGCGAAAAATCTCGATCGCGGCGCGTGAGTGGGGCGTCTCGGCCTTGATGATACCGTTGATCCTGTCAACCCAAGTCTCGGTTCAGGTTTCGGCTCAGACCATGGGTGATCGCTATCCGTCCGACCTGTACTGGATCGCCAAAGGCCAGGGCGATTTGACCAAGGGAGGGGCAGTGTGTCGCCGCGTCGCCGAACTGTCGGCTCGCGCCGATCTGGCCAAACAGATTCGAGTGTTGGTCAAGGAGCATCTTGTCGATCGGGTGCGCGAACGGTCGGGAAAGGAACCCGAGCAGGATATCGAGCTCACGCGCGAGGAAATCGTTCAAGAATATTTGCTGGGAGTCACGATCGTCGACTATCAAATCGACGAAGAACAGAAGACCTGTTCCGTGACGGCGGTGATGGCGAAGGAGTAG
- a CDS encoding alkaline phosphatase family protein, with the protein MADIFLSYRSIAAGLLLAGHMLAAAQTFATPVPPDSATGATPPAEHVILFVLEGFDRDSLKDGPMPNLGKLVKDGSVTWSASGVTPALRLPTMASLITGMPVEKHGITWNFFEISRGYYRAPSLFDYLDVSGGRDSAIFYMDESLYQLAKPAPYTDHQLCGALRPECDSTKITAYIEQYLEKATSGHGYGHATLAVPDLLLVHLPEAGRAGVAHGWNSKEYKQALRAVDGAIRSVLDLFKHYKLSDRTVVVVTALSGRGSDPGAESANIESPTVPWIASGSGIKPGQVIRRPVSIIDTGATVMRMLGLDTHTEWDSKPIDEIFQVTASSAGPSNIR; encoded by the coding sequence ATGGCGGACATCTTCTTGTCATACCGTTCCATCGCAGCCGGTCTTTTGCTGGCGGGCCACATGCTCGCGGCCGCCCAGACTTTTGCGACGCCGGTGCCGCCGGACTCGGCCACGGGAGCAACCCCACCGGCGGAGCATGTGATTCTGTTTGTCTTGGAGGGTTTTGATCGCGATTCGCTGAAAGACGGCCCCATGCCGAACCTCGGCAAGCTGGTCAAGGACGGATCGGTCACCTGGTCGGCCAGCGGCGTCACGCCCGCGCTCCGACTTCCCACGATGGCGTCGCTGATCACCGGCATGCCGGTCGAAAAGCACGGCATCACGTGGAACTTCTTTGAAATAAGCCGTGGCTACTACCGCGCGCCCAGCCTGTTCGATTATCTCGACGTCAGCGGCGGCCGGGACAGCGCCATCTTCTACATGGATGAATCCCTGTACCAACTGGCCAAGCCCGCGCCGTACACGGACCATCAACTGTGCGGCGCGTTGCGTCCGGAGTGCGATTCGACGAAAATCACGGCGTACATCGAGCAATATCTTGAAAAAGCCACCAGCGGCCACGGATACGGCCACGCGACGCTTGCGGTGCCCGATCTTTTGCTGGTTCATCTTCCGGAAGCCGGTCGGGCAGGCGTCGCGCACGGATGGAATTCAAAAGAGTACAAACAGGCGCTGCGCGCGGTCGACGGAGCGATTCGATCGGTCCTGGATTTGTTCAAACACTACAAGCTTTCCGATCGAACCGTCGTGGTTGTGACGGCCCTCAGCGGAAGAGGCTCCGATCCGGGCGCCGAGTCGGCGAACATCGAGTCGCCGACGGTTCCATGGATCGCATCGGGCTCGGGCATCAAGCCGGGGCAAGTCATCCGTCGGCCGGTCTCGATCATCGACACGGGCGCAACGGTCATGCGCATGCTCGGACTCGATACCCATACCGAATGGGACAGCAAGCCGATCGACGAAATTTTTCAGGTCACGGCTTCTTCGGCCGGACCGTCCAACATACGATGA